In Pelodictyon luteolum DSM 273, the genomic stretch GTCTGCAAGCCGGTGACATTCCGCAGGGTCTTTCGCCTTTCGCTGAAGAAGAACACCTTGTGCCGGAACTCAGCGTCGGATTGCGTCATGACCGCAAAATCGTTGCCTGGATGAGCCTTCTGCGTTCACAGGTAGTACCTGACGCCCTCTGTTACCGGAGCCTCTATGTCGATCCAGCCCTACGAACGGCCAATGGGCTCGGCCCGATTGTTGTCGCTGAAGCTTTTCGTCGGCATGCCGCAAGCCCCATTGCTGAAGAGCGCCCGAAAGGGATATTCAATACCCACCATACAGCGACCAAGCAGATGAACTTTGTCCGGAAACGGCTGTTGCCCTGCTGTTTTGAAACCTATGCGCTCAGATCATCACGGCTTGATCTTCAGCAATCTTCGAGTGCATGATCAAGGCGGTTTTTCTTTCTCAATATTTGGGTGCAGCAGTTTTGTGTGCATTCCATGAACAATACAATCAAAAGCCAGGGAGCCGCCATGTCAGTAGAACAGGCAAAAGCGTTCATCGAGAAGATGAAGACGGACGAAGCGTTCCGTGAAAAGATCATGGCGATTGAAACACCGGAGGAGCGGCTGGGGGCCATCGGAGCCGCAGGATTCGAGTGCACCGGAGAGGAAATTAACGAGGTCGGTTCCGCAGAGGTTGAGGAGGTAGGAGGGGCTGGGGTATTTGAGGAGTTCGGGCGGAGGATGGGGCGGGAGGTTGATGGGTTTTTTGACGCAATGAATGATGTGATTCATTGCCCATTATATTACTATTAATATGAAGTGCCTGCCCACACCTCCGTAACCCCCATCCCTGGGGTATCTTCTCTGCCCGCCTTACCTATGCGATGCCGGAGCGATCATAAACCGCTACGGCATCAGGTACGCAGGGTGGCTCCTGAGATGTGGAGGTGTTTCAGGACATAGACCCAGTATCTGGTTACGCCGCCTTTGGTGGTTACCAGTTCGTCCAAACCGCCAAGGAGCCAGCGGTGCCAACGGGTGACGTACTGCCGGAGCCTCGTAAGGGAGGCTCCATGCTCATAAAGCCGGCGTGCGCGTTCCGTCGTGCGGTGCAGGCTCGTTGCCGAGGGGCGGAGCTTGCGGTCGGGGTGCATCTGATAACCGAGGAGGTCAAAGCCTTTTTCCGTTCTACCGATGAAGCGTTTTCCCGGGTGTAGGGCCACACCCTCTCGGGCTTTTCTCTTTTGTTTATCCCTCTGCCCGAGATACATTTCAACGTAGCGTAGTACCCAAGTGACATTCCGATTCCATATAACTTTAGACCAAGGAGACCCTCATCATGTCAGTAGAACAGGCAAAAGCGTTCATCGAGAAGATGAAAACGGACGAAGCGTTCCGTGAAAAGATCATGGCAATCGAAACGCCGGAGGAGCGGCTGAAAGCCATCGGTTCAGCAGGATATGAGTGCACCGGAGAAGAGATTAACGAGGCAGGCTCTGACGTTGGGCTTGAGTCGGGAGGCGGTGGCTGTGCGGTGATATTCTAATGTGAAGTGCCTGCCCACACCTCCGTAACCCCCATCGCTGTGAAGTCTGCGTTGCCATACGTGCCTGTGCGATGCCGGAGCGATCATAAACCGCTCCGGTATCAGGTTCGTACGGTGGCTCCTGAGATGTGGAGGTGTTTCAGGACATAGACCCAGTATCTGGTTACGTCGCCTTTGGTGGTTACCAGTTCGTCCAAACCCCCAAGGAGCCAGCGGGTGACGTACTGCCGGAGCCTCGTAAGGGAGGCTCCCTGCTCATAAAGCCGGCGTGCGCGTTCCGTGAGGCGGTGCAGGCTCGTAGCCGAGGGGCGGAGCTTGCGGTCAGGGTGGATCTGATAACCGAGGAAGTCAATGCATCCATTCGCCCTTCCTTCCGTAGGATCCATTTGTTGTATAATATTAGTTATGTCAAGCCAATATTCTTAATCCCCGGACCTTCTGTGATTTCGGCTTCTTTATACACAAGGCTGGCGAGTTGCGCCCGAAGCCGGCAGTTTGTATTATGGACCTGGTTTCAGTCGCGCTTTTCTGCCCCCTTTTTTTGTGTGAGGATCCCGCTCCCGCACTCGAAAATCCTACGAAAACAATAAGGATACTCCAACATGAACAGCCACCAGCCCCTCAACGGAAAATCAGGCGAAACGTTTTCGATGCCGGTTGACGACATCTCGATGAGCTGCCGCGTTTTCGGGGAAGGCTATCCACTTGTCTTCATCATGGGCTACGGCAGTACCATGAACCTCTGGGAACCGGGTCTGCTTGATTTGTTTGCGTCGCGTTTCAAAGTGATTGTGTTCGATAACCGGGGCATGGGAGATACCGGCGAGGGAACGGAGGACTATTCGATAGTCCGCATGGCCGACGATACGGCCGGGCTGATGCGGGCCCTGAACATTCAGCAGGCGCATGTGCTTGGATGGTCGATGGGTTCACTTGTCGCGCAGGAACTGGCTTTTCGTCACCCCTCTCTGTTGAGCAAACTGGTGCTCTATGCCGCGCATTGCGATGCACAGATGTTTCCCCCTTCTCTCGAAGTGCTGTCGATGCTTACCGACACGTCCGGGTCGCCCGAAGAGCGCGGCATGCGCTATATCAGCGTCCTCTTTCCTGAGGCGTGGATGGAGGCAAATGGCCAGCGCCTGAAGGAGATCTTCTATCGCCCGATGGGACGCATCCCTGAGGATATCACGGCAAGACAGTCAGCGGCGATTGATGCATGGAGCGGTACGACGGAGCGGTTGCCGATGCTGGATAACCCGACGCTGATCATAACCGGATCGGATGACCGGCTTGTGAGCCCTCACAACGCACGATATCTTGCCGAAAAGATCCCTCAACCTCATGCACAGTTATGCGTGGTGGAACATGCGGGACACGGGCTTATGTTTCAGTATCCCGAACTCTTCTTCGAAAAGGTCGCAGCTTTTCTCCAATAGCCGGCACACTCCGGCGTTGCTGAACGTAGACCGGGACGCTCTGCCGCAATGCCGTTTCCGGCAGCACCCGGACGGCGAAGCTTGAAGCCGCAATGTGGTGAAAGGACTGTGCCGGTGTGCGCGGTGAAAAAATTCGGAATGCTTCTTTTTCAGCCGGGTGAAAAAAATTTCTGACTTCCGGGGCATTTTGGCATGCATTGATCCGTCAAGGGTATGTCATTTTTTTTTCTGTTGGTTGGCGTTTCCGGATTTTCAGGTCTGCTACGAACTGCATTAGCCGGTGCTCTTGAGGAACTATTCCTGCCTGTCCTGCTGTTTTTCTCAAAGAATGGGTGGCAATATTATTCTATGGCGGTACCCTCTGCCGCCGGGTGTAGTCTCGACACCCTGTTGTTCCCGTTATCCCCTTTGTTTGCTGTCTTGCGGTAGTCTCTTGTTGGTGGTATCGAAGTTGCTTGACCGGTTATAACTGCTTGTCGTAACTGTTTTTTGAATGCGGTCTCTTGGAGCATTGCGGAATGTCGGGTTTGCTTGTGGCCGGGCCGACTGGCCGTCCCGCAGCGCGAGGTGCAGCTTCAACGGGCCATTAAACCAAAAAGGATGGTGCCGTATGCTGGAAATCATCGCCATCGTACTGATTGTTCTCTGGCTTCTTGGATTGGTGACTTCCTATTCCATGGGAGGCCTGATTCACGTTCTTCTTGTTATTGCGGTTGTGGTTATCCTGATCCGTGTCATTCAGGGCCGGAGGATTTGAGGTTGAGCGGATTCAGCACTCTGAATCAACGAATCAATGGTATGAATCAATGGAATGAAATTAATGGAGATGCAAGATGAACATGAAAGAAGCCTATAAGCAGAAGGCGGAGGCTGAGCTGGAGCTTGCGCGCGTCAAAGTTTCTGAGTTCAAGGCCAGAGCAAAGGATTTTACAGCTGATGCCCGCATCAGATATGCCAAGGATCTTGACGAGCTTCAGCATGGTGTGGATGCGGCAAAGGTGAGGCTGAAAGAGCTCGGAGAGTCCGGAGAGGATGGCTGGGAAAAATTGAAGGATGGGATTGACTCAGCTATGCATGGAATACGTAACGCGATGCATGATGTGGCCGAAAAGGTAAAGAATCTGAAGCATAATTAAATGAAAAAGGAGCTTGTCATGAAGATCTATGCGTTGTTGATGGTTGCGTTGCTTGCTCTTTCAGGGTGCAAGACATCGTACGAGGGCTCAATCAAAGGGTCCGGCATTCAGGAACCCTCAGAAGGCACTGCTGCAGTGCAGTCCGAGACGGTCCCGGAAAAGTATTAGGTGGTGATGAAGTGAGTCGGGCACCATCCGGAGGACGGGCCTGAGCATCCATTCACGTGTCAGCAGTCCGGAGGTGCTTTTTCTCTCTGACATGCAGAGAGAGAGTGTGTGTGTGTGCGAGGTGAATATGCCGCCTCATGCTCCTGTTTCCGCATATGGCAAAGGGCCCGGCTGATGCTGAGCCCTTTTGGCTTTTTCCTGTCTCACGCAGCTCTTCAGGGATCCCTGAACCCTTTTCAACGTTTCACTGCTTCAAGGCTTGAGGCAAGGCTCCCTGAGCGTCTGCTCGCCGGGGCCGATAGGCGTGCAGACGCTCAGCGCTGCATAAAGCCGCTTGCCCCGGGTGGATGAGGGTCAGTCGCCGCGTTGTTGCGGCGGCGGCGGCGGCTGTGGCGGTGGGGTTGACTCCAGAACGCCTGCGACGGTGGCAACAAATTCTTTGGTAGTGAACGGCTTGGCGAGAATGGCCTCCGCTCCTGCTTCTTCAGCTCTATCGAGGTTGTCTGCTCCATAAAGTTTTATGCCACCCGATATGGCGATGATCCTGGTGTCCGGTGCCCGTTTGCTGAGATGGTGGATGATTGCCATTCCATCAACGCCGGGCATCTGCATATCGGTTATGACAAGGTCATACGGCTCATGATCAATATGCTGCAAGCCGATTTTCCCGTTTTCCGCACAACTGACCCTATAGCCGTGCTTTTCAAGCATTCGGCGCATCAGGTTCAGGATATCGGGTTCGTCGTCGATGACAAGTATTCGTTTCATCACCCTTCATCTGCTGTTTGATTCACCGCCACCGGCAGAAAGACCGTGACGGCAGTTCCTGACCCTTCCGTGCTTTCAACGCTAATCTCTCCTTTATGGGCCTTGACTATTCCGTAAACGACGGAAAGACCAAGGCCAGTTCCTTTACCGACCTCCTTGGTTGTATAGAATGGATCGAACATACAGTCACTGACAGTTTTCGACATGCCTGTACCGTCGTCGCGAACCGTTATCCTTGCGTAGACTTGATCACGTAAGAGTGGTTTGTTTATTGCGGCCATTGCATTCTCCGCGGTGGTTTTGCTCAACTCAACGGAAACGGTTCCGGTTTCATTCACCATTGCCTGCCAGGCATTCGTACAGAGGTTGAGTATTATCTGCTGGATTTGCATGGGGTCGCACATGACGGCGTCGCTGAAGTCGGCGATCAGGATTTCCATCCTGACGGTGGAAGGAATGGAGGGCCTGAGGAAGTCCATGGCTTCATCCAATATCGGCTTCAGCTGGCAGGGCCTGAGGCTGGGGGTATCATTGCGTCCGAACATCAGCATCTGCCGGATCAGCTTTTTGCCTCTCATGGCCGCCTTTATTACCGTATTCAGGCTTTCCCCGAGCTCGCTCTTTTCCGGTAGTGATTCAAGTACCAATTCGCTATAACCGATGATGGGCGTGAGGAGGTTGTTGAAATCATGGGCAATGCCGCCGGCAAGGGTTCCGAGCATTTCTATTTTCTGACGGTCGCGCAGTTTGTTTTCCAGCATCCTGTTTTTCTCTTCGGACTCTTTCTGCATTGACCAGTCCATTGATACGGAGATGATACCTTCAATCTCGTTGTTGTAATTGGTCAATGGCACTTTGTTGGTGAGTACGGCAATGGTGGTGCCGTCAGCCAGCAGGATTTCACCATTCTGGTTGATGATGCTTTTGCCGGTCTGCAGGATCTCCAGGTCTTCTTTTTCAAAGAGAGCTGCCGTGTCAGCAGGAAAAATGTCTCCGCTTCTTTTGTTGATGATCGTTTCTTTTTTGCATTGGAGCTGATTGAGCGCGTATTGGTTCGCGAAGCTATATCGGAGCTGAGGGTCCTTCATGAAAATGAAGGCGGGAATCGTACCGGTCACCGTTTCGAGTTCCTGTCTCTTACGGCGGCTGTCATCAATCCGTATAGCAAGAAACAGAGCTCCGATGAACATGATGATGCCGGCGGCACCCGCCATGAGCATGTAATCCAATGTTGCCGATTGCATTGCCTTGATGACGGAGGGCGGTACATGCTGAATCATGACCCAGTAATCGCCTTCGCTCGATATGGTATCCCTGCGCAGAGGCGAATGGTACGGGATCAGATAAAGGCGTCTGAAAATGAAAAGCCCTTTCCTGCTCAGCAACTGGCCTTCTGTCCGGGTTTTGATGTATGACCATTCCTCAGGAAATGTGGCGGTGATCGATGGATCAGCATCCTGAAGCAACTTCCTGCTTCCGTCATCATAGCGTGGAAGGCCCAAATAGTTGCCATCGTGGGTTACAAGCATGGCATTGCAGCCGGCGATGCTTTCGTGTTTCATCAGGGCCTCTGCCTGCTGAACCCCGTTCGAGTTGATTACTGCAACCCCTATGATGCGGCCGGATGCATCCCTGATCGGCTTTGCAATACGGATGAAGGGGGCAGTGGAGAGCGAATCCTGCCCTGCGGGTCCTGATGATGCGATGTAAATGTCCTGCCGGGGGAGCTTGATGGACTGGGTGAAGAAGGTCCGCAGATGAAGATCCTGAAGCATTGAGTCAGGCTGTGCGGAGGCTTTTGAGCGGAGCGGATGCAGGATGCTTATCTGTTCATGGCCGTTGACGTCGATGATGCGGATTTTGGTGTATCCGGGCCGGGCCTCACTGAGGGTGCTGAGGGTCGAGGTTATGGATTGCCGCTGACTGGGTGAGGACTGATTGAGAAGGACCGCAGTGAGATCCGGCAGTGTGGTGATGAAATCAAGGTCGGAAACGATGAACTCGTTCTGGCTGAGGAGGCTTAACTGGCTATTGGCAAGGAGCTGTTCGAGTGCAGACTTGATTTTGATGGAATGAAAATCGTATTCCCTGGAGGAGAAATAGATGCTCAGGAGCACAATGAGGGTCATTGCCGGCAGGAAAAACGCCAGGGTCAACTGCATGACCCGACTGCGCTTGAGTTTTCCGATGAGGGTGACAATCGGTGCGGTGGACATATGAAGGCGGCTTGCCCGGATGCCGTTATAGATGATTTTCCTCCCTTGCCAGGCCTCTCTGAAGGCCGCAGGTCAATAATGAAATATAGCGTACTTTCGTGATTCAGGCTGCATGGAATGCAATTAATCTGACCGGGCAGGTCTGCTTTATGGCCCGTATGAACTCGTGGCCCGCAACTCTCCTGCACGCTTTTTGGTCCCCTCTGCGTGGGATTGGTGATGCAAAAGCAAAGGGCACGGTGGTTGCCGTGCCCTTTGCTTTTGGTGTGTGGAATGGAATTATGCAGGGGCCCTGAACCGTCTGCCCGGCTCATTTCCGCCTGCATCCCGCCATCCTCAAGCGGAGAAGCAGTTTCAGCTCTTTCTGGCAGTCACCGGAACGGCAATGAGGGTGTTTTTTTTCTCTTCGCCTGCCGAAAGAAAGGGAATGCTGATGTTCAGGGGAAGGCTGAGGTTCAGGTTCCGGGGCAGGCTGGAGGCAAGGTTCTTCAGCTGCTCGCCGAGGCCGAAAGGAATATTGTCGGGCAGCGTTGCAATCACCAGGTTCACGGCGCCGGTAAGGGCTTTCATGAGCTCGCCCATCGGATCTTCGCTTTTCAGTTCCCCCGTCTGGATTCTGGCGATGAGGTTGCTGATGCCCGGCCTGATTTTCTCTGCAGTATCCCTGCCCATATCGGCACCGTAGCTGAAGAGCCCGAGCGGGTTGTTGAAGAGCATGCTGCGCACTTCTTCGGGTCTGGAGAGTATCGTCACCGTTCCTTCTTTTTCCAGTACAGCCTGACAGGCCATCCTGCCGCCCGCATTGATCTGGCGCTCAGAGAGGAACGCTTTTTCCACGTCGGAGAGCGGTGAAAGGCATTCTGCACCCTCTTCTACGGTCACATAGCAGGTCTGGCAGACGCCGTTGCCGGCGCAGACATAGCCGACATGGCTGTGGTTCTTTTGGGCGACATGGATGAGTTTCTGGCCTACAGCGGCCACGGCAGCCTTTTCGTTGATGGTGATGTTCATGATTGATTGATTGCGCGTTGATGGTTAAGAGGAATTCCTGCCGGCCGTCGCTGCCGGCCGGTGATTTCCCTGTGATGTATTGCTAATGGTGCGAATATACTGATTTCAGACTGTAACCCCTATAAGTCCATGCAGTTCCGCCGGCAAACGGGCAGCAGCATCTGCCGTACCGGTCACTCTCTCCCTGTCCGTTGCACTTCATCTGCCCACCCGGCATCATGAAGCCGCTGCAGGTTTCCTGTGCGGTTGGTATGTGTGCCGAGAGTGGAGTTCGTTGTCAGTTATCAGTCTGAAAGAGCCCTGTGAAATTAGGGTTGTCGGACCTGCGGAGGAACGCGGGGATGTCGGAACGGTCTTTTCTTATGGTCTCATCTGCGGACCGGGAGGCCGGGGTATGCCGGAAGGGCGTTCCGGTCTGTTCCTCTGCGCTGCCCTGCGGGGTGGCGTAGGGGCCATCAATCGGGATGTTCCGTCTTATATAGGCAGGAGTTGCAAGGTCCCCGGACAGGTCCCTTGCTTCAGGCGCCTTGAGCGGTATGACCGGCGGGGGTTCAGGACCCTCGGGTGCATTATGGACCTTGTGGGTGAAGCCGGTGACGATGATGGTCACCCGGGCTTCATTTTCCCTCAGCTGCTGGTCGACATAGCCGTTGATGATTTTTGCCTCATGCCCGACCTGCTCTCCGATGAAGCGCATGGCGTCCTGAAGGTCCTGCATCTCCACCTTACCGGTAATGTTCACCAGGAGTCCTTTGGCTTCTGTAAGGCAAACTCCGTCAAGCAGGGGACTCTCGAGGGCCGCCATGGCGGCCTGCAGCGCCTTGCGCTGGCCGGCGGCCGCCGCTGAGCCCATGAGGGCATCGCCGCCTCCTGCCGTGATGCTTCTCACATCGGCAAAGTCAACATTGACGTGGCCGTGGTAGGTGATGATGTCGGAAATGCTTTTTGCCGCCTGGTAGAGGATTTCGTTCACCATGTCGTAGACCTCGGTGGCGCTTGCCCGCTCTTCGGCCGAAGCGGCTATCTTCTCGTTTTCGACCAGAATCAGGGTGTCGAGGTGTTTGCGGAGTTCCGCAATGCCCTCATCGGCGACTGCAGCCGTAATCCCTCCCTCGAACCCGAACGGCCTGGTGACGACCCCGATGGTGAGGATCCCCATGCTTCTGGCGATGGCGGCAATCACCGGTGCGGCTCCGGTGCCGGTTCCCTTTCCCATGCCTGCCGTGATGAATACCAGGTCGGCGCCCTTGAGCTGTTCGGCAATGATGTCGCGGTCCTCTTCGGCTGCCTTGCGGCCCACCGCCGGATCTGCCCCTGCGCCAAGCCCTCCGGTCGTCTCCCGGCCTATCTTTACCCGGTTGATGGCTTTCGAGTGCCTGAGCGCCTGCTGGTCGGTATTGAAGACGACGTAGCGCACCCCCTCGATGTTCCTCTCGATCATGCCGTTGACGGCATTGCCTCCGCACCCGCCGACACCGACAATCATGATTCCGGCTCCCAGCAGCTCTTCTTCGCCATGCATGCCCGGATCGACTTCAAATGGCATGTTCGTTCTCCTTCTGTTTGGGTGTATCTGTTGTGCCTGTATTCCTGAAAGTTTTCGTCCAGGAGAGGCCCGTGCCGGGAATACCTGCGGTGAGGCGCTTTCCTTTCGGGCCCATGGTGAATTTCGCACCCCGGGGCCCGGCGGAAATCGATATGCCGGACTTGCTGATGTTTAGGGTAAGGCCGGGGAAGAGGGTTATCCTTTTCCAGAATCTGAATGCCATGCGGTTTGGCTGTTGTGGCGGATGCCGTGGGGGAGATGGCGCCTCTTTTCAGTAATGCAGCGCTCTGCTGCAATATATGCAGTGTCGTGCCGTGAGGGAAAAAGATAATGCCGGAGAGCATCCGGGCCGCTGTCTTCAAGGGAGCGGAAACAACCATTTGATTCGGGGACAGGCGCGTGGGATGGCAAGGGCGCATTTCTGTCGTCATTTCTGTCGTCATTCCTGTCGTCATTTCTGGAGCCATTCCGGGCTCTCTTCGACCGGTACCGACACGCCCGCTCGTCCGTTCTTCCAGCAGGGCTCTTCCTTCCTCCCCTGGAAATCATGTGTGATGCTGATTTGCTGCTGCACCGCCTTTATTGTCATGATCGGCCTGGACAACGACGGGATTCTGTGCTGGTGAGCTTCAACATCTCTATGACACTGTAGCGCAGCCTCGACACGGATCACTGTTGAAACCAACAATATCCGGGCGTTTGAGTGAGGGGAGGGCAGTGCAGGGAGTCCGCCCGAGTCAAACCTTTTACCCCTGTTTTCCGCTCACTGCCTTGAAGCGCTGATTATTGGAGTATATTCCACCGCTGCCATACAAACCCCGACCGGCTTGTTAATCCAGACATAAACAAGATGGAGGTTGGACACATCAGCTCTTTTTTTTTACCCTCACCCTGATAAACGGTCATCCTGTCATATGGGTTATACACAGAAATCTCTTGATCTGCATCGCCAGGCGCGCGGCAAAATCGAAATACACTCAAAAGTCAGTCTGAAAAACAAAGAGGACATGTCTTCGGCCTACACGCCCGGAGTTGCCGCCGTATGCACGGCAATAGGCCGGGATAAGAAGAATTCCTACATCATGACCAATCGCGGCAGCCAGGTGGCAATCGTCTCTGACGGAACGGCCATCCTCGGGCTCGGCAACCTCGGACCGGAGGCGGCCATGCCCGTCATGGAGGGCAAGTCGATCATTTTCAAGGAGTTCGCCAATATCGACGCCATCCCCTTATGCATAAACTCAACCGATGTTGACGAGATCGTGACGTTCTGCAGGCTTATAGAGCCGAGTTTTGCCGGCATCAACCTTGAAGATATCTCATCTCCCCGCTGCTTCGAGATTTTTGAGCGGCTTGAAAAGTCGCTCTCCATTCCCGTTTTTCATGATGATCAGGACGGTACCGCCATTGTTACACTGGCGGCGATCATCAACGCCTGCCGCGTTACCAGTAGAGAACTGAAGGATCTCCGCGTGGTGGTCAACGGCGCCGGCGCTGCCGGCATAGCGATTGCCAGACTGCTTATCCATGCTGAGGTCAGTGATGTGGTTCTTGTTGATACCCGTGGTGCGCTGTATGAGGGACGGGAGGGCATGAACCCCATCAAAGAGGAGATTGCCCTGCGAAGCAACAGGCTGAAGCATGAGGGCGATCTGCAGAGCGCCATGGCCGGTGCCGATGTTTTTGTCGGCGTCTCTGTCGGCAATATTGTGACAGGGGAGATGATTGCCGGCATGAACCCCGCACCCTTCATCTTTCCGATGGCCAATCCGACTCCGGAAATCATGCCTGAAGATGCCTTCAAGGCGGGAGCCTGTATTGTCGGTACCGGCCGTTCGGATCTGCCGAACCAGGTCAACAACGCCCTTGTATTTCCCGGTCTCTTCAAGGGATTGCTGCAGACGGGCATACGAAAGATTACGCCGGAGATGAAAATCGCCGTCGCAGATGCCATAGCGCATGCAATCGTTCCGACGGCAGACC encodes the following:
- a CDS encoding 2Fe-2S iron-sulfur cluster-binding protein, whose protein sequence is MNITINEKAAVAAVGQKLIHVAQKNHSHVGYVCAGNGVCQTCYVTVEEGAECLSPLSDVEKAFLSERQINAGGRMACQAVLEKEGTVTILSRPEEVRSMLFNNPLGLFSYGADMGRDTAEKIRPGISNLIARIQTGELKSEDPMGELMKALTGAVNLVIATLPDNIPFGLGEQLKNLASSLPRNLNLSLPLNISIPFLSAGEEKKNTLIAVPVTARKS
- a CDS encoding lmo0937 family membrane protein, giving the protein MLEIIAIVLIVLWLLGLVTSYSMGGLIHVLLVIAVVVILIRVIQGRRI
- a CDS encoding NAD(P)-dependent malic enzyme produces the protein MGYTQKSLDLHRQARGKIEIHSKVSLKNKEDMSSAYTPGVAAVCTAIGRDKKNSYIMTNRGSQVAIVSDGTAILGLGNLGPEAAMPVMEGKSIIFKEFANIDAIPLCINSTDVDEIVTFCRLIEPSFAGINLEDISSPRCFEIFERLEKSLSIPVFHDDQDGTAIVTLAAIINACRVTSRELKDLRVVVNGAGAAGIAIARLLIHAEVSDVVLVDTRGALYEGREGMNPIKEEIALRSNRLKHEGDLQSAMAGADVFVGVSVGNIVTGEMIAGMNPAPFIFPMANPTPEIMPEDAFKAGACIVGTGRSDLPNQVNNALVFPGLFKGLLQTGIRKITPEMKIAVADAIAHAIVPTADHLMPTTFDKQVVENIVTVLAGMASN
- a CDS encoding Nif11-like leader peptide family natural product precursor → MSVEQAKAFIEKMKTDEAFREKIMAIETPEERLGAIGAAGFECTGEEINEVGSAEVEEVGGAGVFEEFGRRMGREVDGFFDAMNDVIHCPLYYY
- a CDS encoding response regulator transcription factor translates to MKRILVIDDEPDILNLMRRMLEKHGYRVSCAENGKIGLQHIDHEPYDLVITDMQMPGVDGMAIIHHLSKRAPDTRIIAISGGIKLYGADNLDRAEEAGAEAILAKPFTTKEFVATVAGVLESTPPPQPPPPPQQRGD
- a CDS encoding Nif11-like leader peptide family natural product precursor, which encodes MSVEQAKAFIEKMKTDEAFREKIMAIETPEERLKAIGSAGYECTGEEINEAGSDVGLESGGGGCAVIF
- the ftsZ gene encoding cell division protein FtsZ — translated: MPFEVDPGMHGEEELLGAGIMIVGVGGCGGNAVNGMIERNIEGVRYVVFNTDQQALRHSKAINRVKIGRETTGGLGAGADPAVGRKAAEEDRDIIAEQLKGADLVFITAGMGKGTGTGAAPVIAAIARSMGILTIGVVTRPFGFEGGITAAVADEGIAELRKHLDTLILVENEKIAASAEERASATEVYDMVNEILYQAAKSISDIITYHGHVNVDFADVRSITAGGGDALMGSAAAAGQRKALQAAMAALESPLLDGVCLTEAKGLLVNITGKVEMQDLQDAMRFIGEQVGHEAKIINGYVDQQLRENEARVTIIVTGFTHKVHNAPEGPEPPPVIPLKAPEARDLSGDLATPAYIRRNIPIDGPYATPQGSAEEQTGTPFRHTPASRSADETIRKDRSDIPAFLRRSDNPNFTGLFQTDN
- a CDS encoding alpha/beta fold hydrolase: MNSHQPLNGKSGETFSMPVDDISMSCRVFGEGYPLVFIMGYGSTMNLWEPGLLDLFASRFKVIVFDNRGMGDTGEGTEDYSIVRMADDTAGLMRALNIQQAHVLGWSMGSLVAQELAFRHPSLLSKLVLYAAHCDAQMFPPSLEVLSMLTDTSGSPEERGMRYISVLFPEAWMEANGQRLKEIFYRPMGRIPEDITARQSAAIDAWSGTTERLPMLDNPTLIITGSDDRLVSPHNARYLAEKIPQPHAQLCVVEHAGHGLMFQYPELFFEKVAAFLQ
- a CDS encoding ATP-binding protein, encoding MSTAPIVTLIGKLKRSRVMQLTLAFFLPAMTLIVLLSIYFSSREYDFHSIKIKSALEQLLANSQLSLLSQNEFIVSDLDFITTLPDLTAVLLNQSSPSQRQSITSTLSTLSEARPGYTKIRIIDVNGHEQISILHPLRSKASAQPDSMLQDLHLRTFFTQSIKLPRQDIYIASSGPAGQDSLSTAPFIRIAKPIRDASGRIIGVAVINSNGVQQAEALMKHESIAGCNAMLVTHDGNYLGLPRYDDGSRKLLQDADPSITATFPEEWSYIKTRTEGQLLSRKGLFIFRRLYLIPYHSPLRRDTISSEGDYWVMIQHVPPSVIKAMQSATLDYMLMAGAAGIIMFIGALFLAIRIDDSRRKRQELETVTGTIPAFIFMKDPQLRYSFANQYALNQLQCKKETIINKRSGDIFPADTAALFEKEDLEILQTGKSIINQNGEILLADGTTIAVLTNKVPLTNYNNEIEGIISVSMDWSMQKESEEKNRMLENKLRDRQKIEMLGTLAGGIAHDFNNLLTPIIGYSELVLESLPEKSELGESLNTVIKAAMRGKKLIRQMLMFGRNDTPSLRPCQLKPILDEAMDFLRPSIPSTVRMEILIADFSDAVMCDPMQIQQIILNLCTNAWQAMVNETGTVSVELSKTTAENAMAAINKPLLRDQVYARITVRDDGTGMSKTVSDCMFDPFYTTKEVGKGTGLGLSVVYGIVKAHKGEISVESTEGSGTAVTVFLPVAVNQTADEG
- a CDS encoding DUF4236 domain-containing protein; protein product: MAFRFWKRITLFPGLTLNISKSGISISAGPRGAKFTMGPKGKRLTAGIPGTGLSWTKTFRNTGTTDTPKQKENEHAI